GGACGTCAACGTCAACGGCGGCGCGATCGCCCACGGCCACCCGCTGGGCGCGACCGGCGCGACGCTGCTGACCAAACTCGCGCACGAACTCGAGCGCACCGGGCAGGATACCGCGCTGTCGGCGATGTGTATCGGGTTCGGGCAGGGAATCGCGACGATCATCGAGCGGGTCTAAGCTCGGAACGACCGACCGAGCGCTCGGACGGTCCTCTCGGCGTTCGGTGAGTCGTGCAGCGTGCGGTCGGGTCGGGACGAGTCGCGCACCTCTGGTTGCCAATTAATGCGATTATAGACCTATAGCTTTACAATGCTGTATCCGGTCGTGGGTGATATGGAATACCACGACTCAGAGAAGGCGAAGGAGGTCGCGGGTCGGGTCGAGTCGTTCATGGACGAGGTCGTGATCCCGCGGGAGCGGGAGGCGCTCCGGACCGGCGAGCCGATTTCGACGGCCGAGATCGCGGACCTCTGGGACCAGGCGAAGGAGCGCGACCTGTTCGCGCCGCAGGTTCCCGAGGAGTACGGCGGACAGGGGCTGGACTTCCGCGACATGCTGCCTTCCTTCGAGCAGGTCGGGCGGTCGCTGCTCGGCGCGCTGGCGATCCGCGCGAACGCACCCCAGGAGGGGAACATGCACACCCTGGAGATGGTCGGCACCGAGGAGCAGAAGGAGGAGTGGCTGCGTCCGCTCGTCCAGGGCGAGGTCTCCTCGGCGTTCGCGATGACCGAGCCAAAACAGGGCGGCGGCTCGGACCCCAAGATGCTCCAGAGCACGGCCGTCAAGGACGGCGACGAGTGGGTCATCAACGCCCACAAATGGTGGACCTCCGACGGACTCGACGCCGACTTCTATCTGGTGATGGCCCGGACCGATCTGGACGCCCACCCCTACGAAGGCACCTCGATCATCCTCGTTCCGCGGGACGCCGACGGCGTCGAGGTCGTCCGAAACATCCCCCACCTCGGCGGCCACGGCATCACCGAGCGCGAGGGCGGCCACGCCGAGGTGAAGTTCGACAACGTGCGCGTCCCCGTCGAGAACACGATCGGCGAGGAGAACGAGGGGTTCCGGATCGCCCAACTGCGCCTGGGCGGCGGTCGGCTCACCCACTGCATGCGTTACTCCGGGATGGCCCAGCGCTCGCTCGAGATCGCGAAGGCCTACCTCGGCGAGCGCGAGGCCTTCGGCTCGACGCTCGAGGAGAAACAGGCGCTGCGCCACCGGATCGCCGACGCGGAGACGCGCCTGCACGCCGCCCGGACGATGGTGCGGCACGCGGCCCGCGAACTCGACCGCAGCGACGCCCGCATCGAGGTCGCGATGGCGAAGATGTTCACGGCCAACGTCACCGACGACGTCATCGACCTGGCCGTGCAGTGTTGTGGCGGCAACGGCATCGGGAAGGACCTCCCGCTCGCGCACTTCTACGAGAACGTCCGCGCCTTCCGGATCGTCGACGGGGCCGACGAGGTCCACCGCCGCACGATCGCCCGCTGGGCGTTCGAGGACGTCGACGAGCGCGAGATCGAGAACGCCCTACAGTTCGACGAGAACCTGCGCATCGACGCCCTCGATGACCGGGAGTGATCGCGCTGTGAGTGTGAGCGAGACCGAGAGCGAACGAATTCGATCGGCCGTCACCGCGGAGGGCCGCGATGCCGCGTAAGTCGCTCGCGGCCCTCGAAGCGATGGTCGGTGACACCCGGATCACTGTCGCGGACTTCCGGATCGAACCGGGCAAGGTTGCAGAGTTCGCGCGGGCGATCACCGCCGACGACCCGCTCTTCCGCGACCAGGCGACGGCCGCGAAACGGGGGTACGACCGCGTGCCCGCACCGCCGACCTACACGCAGGTCGGCCGGTTCCCGCGGTACACGCCGGACGGGATCGAGGGATACGGCTTCGATCTCGGCTTTCGCTCGGAGTACGTGCTCCACGGCGAGCAGCGCTACGAGTTCGAACGGCCGGTCTTCGTCGGCGACGTCCTCGAAGGAACGACCAGGCTGGCGGACGTATTCCAGCGGGAGGGCGGCCGGGCGGGGACGATGACGTTCGCCGTCCTCGAGACGGAGTATCGAGATCAGGACGGCGACCTCGTGCTCACCGACCGGTCGACCGCGATCGAGACATCGGGTGCGGTCGACGACGGGGAGAGCGACGACGCCGACACGGAGCGCGGTGCGGACGGCGAATCGCCGAGCAACGGCGGCAGCGACAGCGACACTGACGCTAATACCACCGACGCGACCGCGTCGAACGGAGGAACCGACGCCCTCGACACCGCGCTCGGTGCTTCGTCGCCCGGCGCGGGCGACCGTGAGCGAGTCCGCGACGTCGAAGCCCTCGCGGTCGGCGATCCCGGGCCGACCATCGTCGTCGAGGACGTCGAACGGCAGGACTTCGTCACGTACGCCGGCGCCAGCGGCGATTTCAACCCGATTCACTACGACGAGCCGTACGCGACCGCGGCCGGCAACGAGAGCGTTTTCGGTCAGGGGATGTTCACCGCCGGCATCGCGTCCAGGGTCGTCACGAACTGGTTCGAACTCGCGGACGTCTCGGCGTTCGGCGTCCGATTTCAGTCGCGAGTCTTCCCCGGGGACACCGTCGTCGCCACCGGCGAAATCGTCGCGATCGATCGAGACGCAGGAACGGCAAAAGCGGACCTCCGAGCGACCACGGGCGACGGCGCGGTCCTGCTCACCGGTTCGGCGACGGTCGATCTCGGCTGATCGTCTCCCCCCGGTTGTTTCCCCGACCGCGCGACCTGGTCAGTCCGAGACCTCCGCGCGCTTGGCCATCATCGCCGCCGCCGTCTCCGCCCAGTCGCCCCACGCAAATCCCACCGCGACGACAAGCGTCCACCAGGCGTAGGTCAGCACGATCCCGGCGTAGACGCCAGGCAGGCCGTACCCGAGCGTGACCCCGGCGAGGTACGCGAAGCCGAGCATGAACCCGAAGGTGCCGGTAAACCGGGCGTAGAAGGGCGTGCGCGTGTCGCTGGCCCCGCGGAGACTGCCCGAAATTGGGAAGAAAAGACCGAAGAACACCATCGAGACGCCGAAGACGCGGGCGAAGTCGACGGCGTACGCGAGCGTGGCCGCGTCGCTCGTGAACAGCCGCGCAATCGGCATCGCG
This window of the Natrinema salifodinae genome carries:
- a CDS encoding MaoC family dehydratase; its protein translation is MPRKSLAALEAMVGDTRITVADFRIEPGKVAEFARAITADDPLFRDQATAAKRGYDRVPAPPTYTQVGRFPRYTPDGIEGYGFDLGFRSEYVLHGEQRYEFERPVFVGDVLEGTTRLADVFQREGGRAGTMTFAVLETEYRDQDGDLVLTDRSTAIETSGAVDDGESDDADTERGADGESPSNGGSDSDTDANTTDATASNGGTDALDTALGASSPGAGDRERVRDVEALAVGDPGPTIVVEDVERQDFVTYAGASGDFNPIHYDEPYATAAGNESVFGQGMFTAGIASRVVTNWFELADVSAFGVRFQSRVFPGDTVVATGEIVAIDRDAGTAKADLRATTGDGAVLLTGSATVDLG
- a CDS encoding acyl-CoA dehydrogenase family protein, whose amino-acid sequence is MEYHDSEKAKEVAGRVESFMDEVVIPREREALRTGEPISTAEIADLWDQAKERDLFAPQVPEEYGGQGLDFRDMLPSFEQVGRSLLGALAIRANAPQEGNMHTLEMVGTEEQKEEWLRPLVQGEVSSAFAMTEPKQGGGSDPKMLQSTAVKDGDEWVINAHKWWTSDGLDADFYLVMARTDLDAHPYEGTSIILVPRDADGVEVVRNIPHLGGHGITEREGGHAEVKFDNVRVPVENTIGEENEGFRIAQLRLGGGRLTHCMRYSGMAQRSLEIAKAYLGEREAFGSTLEEKQALRHRIADAETRLHAARTMVRHAARELDRSDARIEVAMAKMFTANVTDDVIDLAVQCCGGNGIGKDLPLAHFYENVRAFRIVDGADEVHRRTIARWAFEDVDEREIENALQFDENLRIDALDDRE